gcaaaaaaCCTCgcaaaagttgaaggttctataattgctggaagtttgacggaagaaacttctcacttcacatcgtattactttgcgtcaaaaaaaaaggtatgtTTCGACATGAAATGGATATATCCATATATTTCTTGTGAaacgaaaaaatataaatattcttatatctttttggacataatttttaatacagtctcgtattttttttatcttcttctaaaCCTTCAGAATACTTTTTTGGTTGTGCAAACCAAATAGAATGATGATTTTGAGTGTTTTTCTGCTTGCATAAAGCCCTTTTCGGCAATCTCTTTCATGAATGTGAGGGTGGAACCAAGGAAGACTTTTGAATACCGGATCATCAATTTGATATTGAAGTGAAGCTACATGACGCTCTACGTAATGATGGCTACCATTTTTTtgcatacatgatctgtatgatTAATTTCTACgttgtctttatttttgcaggtacaacaaattcgagcctttcatcttagcttcacaagcagactaAGTTAGCTtgcttccataccctcggatgaaagaatcgggaataaattggttagccgtgatcaaagttacacctcgtgaACGAATCATCAATGGAGAaaaaccaccattgcaagaagaacagataaatgaagtcgagtaACCTGAACaacaaattgatgacatccttctcattgatccgcataatcatgagtacgaagatcttaccgacgatgccacagacgaagctgttgaagacgagtttaatgaaaatgatgatgtttctagagatgacgagaatgtcgatgtatccgattgatgtatttgtttttaatatgatttcagacttaatgcatgtgatttgatggatttaatcatgaaaatctatttatataatttgattttgtgtaaggtaatgggggggtttgaattagaaagaagagattgagattataagttaaggaattgtggttttagaatttggggtttggaatggaaagaagagattgaggttaaagggaagatgggtttggggtttggaatatatgaagtagaagataaggaagatggtgtttggggtttcggattttagggatttaaacataattcctcgttatttcctcgtaaactaacaaggaacttacgacgaatcctaaaataaagaacgcgAGACTCGTTAATTCTACATAAgctgaattcgtcgtaaagacctcgtaataggaaaacgcgggcctttgtatttcctcgtaaataaaaacATGGGCCTTGTTATTTACTCGTAAATTAACGTGGATGTTACGAGGAAACAAAACGCGAGACTTGCTAATTCCTTGTAAAAAAACATGGGCCTCGCGAGTTCCTCGTAAAATTACGAGGATTgctaatttcttatatatacacccgagctTCTCACTTCCATTTCGTCTCCACTTCTCCTCTCTTTTGTAGCAATGGTACGTACTCTCTCTATctcctctctaatttgattagtttagggtagatttggtggttagtgtagggaatttagataggtttacggattttatgttaattagtgttgattaggtgattaatgtagggaatttagctagatttatagaatttgttaattactgttgatgttaattttaaaaattaaaaaaaaaatattctgacGGTTCGAAAGAAAAGACTTACTCCCCATTActgagagatgttcggtgagcctggtagtcgtttagacccgtcttcttcagctcccggttcttcgggtccggagactatccccgagactcagtcttctcagagagtctctcggtCGCCTCCTTCTGgtgcaccatcggttcctcGATTCGTTGCACCACCGGCTCCTCATGATCATGTCCCAGAGGTtcttcctcatgtgcctcctccgatggctcctctGATGCCGGTCGGGATTCATACCGATTTGATAGTGCcgccgagtgctccttactcgcaatACATTGTTGCTCACCCAGATATAGAAGGTTTACCACTcttagaccccgaccgaccggacggaactttgtagtacgttttatttttttttaaattcttttaaaattgttttctaacaataataaataatttatactttaaatttgtttttttttccaggtttggggttAACGGATGTGTTGCTCGGAACGTAACCGagacgatcaaaggttacttctccgagCCACATCTGAACTGGAAAAATACGCAgatctacgtcagaaagacgtggttcaaaattttcgctgtaagttactattaattgattatatatactttaattttttatgatttagatttttttaattttttaaaactaattattaatttaatttttttctgttaCAGCAAAAATACCATTGGTCCATGAGGGTCAATGAGAAGGTGAAGAAAACGTTTAACGTGAAGGCGAAagctcgcttgttggacacggtatccaactggaagggtgactggatcgtgaaggggtatgaacGTGGCAACCCTCCTGAGCTCACCAAGGaggtgtgggatggcctcatccgttattggcgggaTCCTGACACCATTAGAGTCGCCGAATCTTACTCTGCCTCCCGTCAgacggtagatgagcacggccacgggccgatgcttcacttTAAGGGTCAAAAACCCGACACCGGTGTCCGTCTGgatatggtaattaaatatttaatttaattatttatatatatatattctaactttcttaaatgttttttaggccaaagctCCCGTCTCTTttgcaactttacgagaggacccataAGAACAAGGTGGGCCAATTTCTAGATGCTAGGTCCGAGCAAATCTTCAACGACTTGGTTGGTcaggttgaagaccgccagacccagctgacccagcagtccaccGAAGGATTACcggtcaccttatccacacttgaagtggataggatttacgaggaggtaaatttttttaaatttttaattttttattattcatttaattttttttattattcatttaatttaactttaactttttactaaaaatatttatttttttgtttttaaggttgtccctaagaaaaagggacgtacgttgggtattggtttcGTCAATGATGTTCCGAGAgtgacatcgtcttatggtcagagacgggatgatgaagtcactcagctgcgtaacgagttggacTCGACGCGATCTACGTTCACATCTcatatgggtggagtcgagagCTTCTTGGATGTTGTAGaagccacaaatccggaatgggagtccttgttgaggaacatgcgatgACAAAATCCCATTCTAGGTGAGCCATCCGGCACACATGACGAGGCGGATGTAGAGAGGAGGAGTGAGGAATTCTatcgggcgatgaacgacccttagttctttttttttcttttcgttggttgtattataaattcaaaacttatttatgcataaaatattttcgtatttacttttatttttaaattatatttttattaataaattaaataatttttattatattttttaattctggaaaataaaaaatcgaagtaaattcgtagctaaattACGACTACATTACGTGGAAAGTTAACGAGGAAGTAACGAGGAAAACTTTTACGTCAACACTACGAAGAAAgcttaacgagtattttacgtgGAAGGGTTTACGTataatttacgaggaattactttcgaggtatttacgaggaaatgtagcgtctcccttacACGGAAAggttacgtggtttttacgacgaatacttttcttcgtctttacgacgaatacttttcttcgtctttacgacgaaatgtgtTTCTCGctagtttacgacgaattggaGAGGAATTATGCGTTACGACGAACGAAAAACTACGAAActtgtttcctcgctaattccttgTAAAGactattttacgacgaacttaCTACGAATTCGCCGTTGTTAatgttgtgttttcttgtagtggttttGTATACTGGCACCGAATTGGGTCCGGCGAGTCTATATCAACGTCGTCACAACTTACAGTTTTTTAAGTTAGACTGATCATGTATTCATATACTCCATGACATAACGGGGATAGAGCTAGattataaaaaattactatATAGTATACATATATGACAAAGTTTCACAAAACAATGAGGAAATAGGAATCTTGTAAAGTTTATGTAACTAATTAGCATATTAAGAAAGATGCGCTTTTCCGGAAGTGCATTTTAGTGCGCAAGAATTTTCTGCACTTAATTTTTGTTCAGTGAACAAGCAAAGTCTCATCCCACCCACGTTAAAAAGTTGTAAATCATTttcattcaaaattttaaagaagtaatacaaaaacaaattacgTACAATTAAGTAGCATTCGATTCTCGCTCCTCTCCTCTCTGTTCTCTCTCTATGCATCTTTCACAGAGAGGATGAGTTGAAGCTTGatactttcttttgtttatagCCGGATCTTGTCCGGATTTTGACTCCCGATGCTCGGGCCTTCGACTCTGGGTTGCGGCGGTTCCTATAACGCCGTCTTCGCCAGCTCCTTTCTTGCCCCTTCTCGTTCTTCTACGGCGTTGTAGGCGAGCTGGGTTCCAGAATCTTTCTGGTTCCTTTGTtttattatcttcttcttcctccgacCTCTGTTTCTCTGTGGTTTATTGAGTTTCTATTGACTCTTGATCTATGGATTGGATTGTTTCTTCCTTTTCTCGTTTAGAGTTGTCTCATCTTCAAGCTTATTCCAATCTATAAAGATGTCTGGGCTTTGCAAGCAGGTGAATCTGATCCCTCCAGATCGATTGTAGACAATCGAATGTTTCAATAGTGAAGCGGTGGTCCTTTCTTTTCAGTCGGCTTGGGTTATCTTCGCAACGGGTCTCCGGCGTAGATCTCTCTGAGGCGTTGTGGTGAGCCATGTTTGGTCACTCTTGGAGCTGTTCCTTTACTATCACTGTTGCCGGTtactcttcttccttcttcctgTTCCGGTTAGTTTCCGGTGGAAGTCCGATTACAGATTCCGGCGACAGGTTACCGGTCGTTGAAGTAAGGTGATGATTCCACTTCTGGACACGTGTCCCATCTTCGCAATGCGCTCAACACGTGTGGAAGCTGCTGTGAATCGATCACGTTTTCCTTTGGAcctgttttgttttcttctatGGGCTTACGGTCCATAGTTGTACTGTTCAGTTTGGCCGTTTTGTTGACCTTTCTTTGTAATGTAATGGTCGGGTCTTGTTCCATTTGGGCTTGACCCATTTAATAAATTccagttgaaaaaaaaaaaaaagtagcatTCGATTCCACCATTTTTAGAGattttgtaatatcataatacgTCCCTGGTTTACTAagattttagaagaaaatgtaaaataatgaGGAGAAGATGATAAGAATGATATCCATGAAATGCAAAATAAGAACAGCGTTGAacatgttattatatatattatctttgcCAGACGATTTCTCATGTACACATAACATTATGTCCCATTGCTTTGCTCCTAATTTCtccaattattaaattaatgttGGACTTACATGCTTGATGCCTGCATATAATATACATCTAATTACATTATGTCATTACGCAcccatatatatgtatgtttatTGATCCATGTAAATGATGCATATGAGCGTGAATGTTTTTTTAAGAGTTTGGCAGCATGACGATGATCATTTCAGAGTATATAAGCGTGTTTGATAGTGGGCTCTAACAATGGAACCGCTATTTGAAGCATTACAATTCTGGTGTTAGTAGGTCTATAGAATGATCTCCTTTCTGATATCTCTCGTTTTACATAATGATTACTTTGAACTATATGATATTTGAACTACCATTGCTTTTTCGCAAATACGAATTAACAAAATACCATTGTTTTACAAAATCCACTTGTCATATTAACTCGAGGACAATCTAAGAACCATACCCGACCATTCAAGAACCGGTTTTAAGTACAAGCCCGACCAGAAGGTAATCAAACCCTATTATTACCCTGGCACACTGCTAACGCAATAAACTGAACTATCTCATGTTAGGGACAAGTACACTGTTTCATTTCCCGCCATACAAGGTATCTTTAAAGAGCAACTGCGAATGAACACTACAAAGTATACCGACTCAAATTatctttattataaatttataattctgAAGCTTTTGatgtattaaaaaattatcattatttGAATAATACATCACACACACGATATCTATCATTACTGAAGGAGGTAGAAAATGATACTACAACCTAAATCGTCACACTATCGACAAGACATCAAGGGCACGTGTAATTGAAAGTTCATTCAACACACTATTAAAACAGCCAAGGCCAAAGATTGTTTTCAATTCCCTATCAGATTCATAGCAAATCCAGGAGGGTAATTGATTATAATTTTCGATAAATGACTAATCAACCACTTCAGATTCAATCATGTCACTATCCTTTTGTGATGATTTAGACACTTCAACACCAAGTGGATAGATTATAGAAATGAAACATTATAATGGTTCAAATGTGCAAATCCAAAACTATCGTCTCCAAAATCACAATACCAAAAACATAGTATACTAAAAAGCAAATTCTCGAAAAGACAAAACATTAAGAGAACTAAAAAACGCAACCTTTCACTCGTGAGGAACATCAATGTCTCCATTGACAATCTCCTCCTGAAGATCCTTTGGGTCTCTCCCATCGACCGTGCACCCCACAGAGACGCAAGTCCCCAAGATCTCCCTCACCGTTCCGCTCAACTCCTTGGCGATAGACCTCGGACGCATGATCTTAGCGATCTCGATGACGTCATCAAACGAGATGTTCCCGTTGTGTTTGATGTTCTTCACCTTCTTGCGGTCCCTCTCGGGCTCCTTCAAGGCCTTGATGACCAGAGCCGCGGCGGAGGGAACGACGGTGACCTTGGCTTGACGATTCTGGACGGTGAGCTTGACGGTGACTCTCAGGCCTTTCCACTCTTTCGCCGTCTCCTTGGCGATGTCTTCTCCGATCTTTTTGGGCGCGAGACCGAGTGGACCGATCTTCGGGGCGAGTGAACTCGCTGCTCCGACCTCGCCTCCGGTGACGCGGACGTAGACGTCGACGATCTGAGATGGGTCCAACTTCGGCGGCATTTTGTCTTAATCTTTTCTCTCTGTCTCTGTCACTCACTCACTCAGCTTTTTAGGGTTTCTCAATTATAAAGGAGCGTGCCTAGTAACTAGGGTTTTGATGGAAATAACGAAATTACCCCCGGTACCGGTTTGGTTCCTTAACCGGAAATCAAAAGCCGAGTGTCGTTGGTTGATTGAAAACCAAGATTCAAGAAATTCATGAGTTCGTTCGTTCATTTTATAAACTCCGACTTTACTTCGGTCCGGTTCAATGGTGTGGATGTTCGTGACTGCAGGGGTggacaaaatatttttcaaattttattcgATCCGTTATTTGTTTCGATTCGATCCGAAAAATCCGGATTTCCGTAATCTTACAAATcgaaacaaatactaaaattcAATATTCGTCAAAGACGAAGTAATTCAtgaatactaattttttttaaaacggatatccgatccgatccgtgatttacatatatgcatgtacatttatatataaaattatatataactttatatctatatataaatttttactatttttatccactacattaattatttagttattaaattctaaaaatatgtaGTTTTAATCGGATCGACGGATCGAATCGGATATCCGGTAAAATATACTGATTTTCCGAATATCCATAACACCGAATATCCAGAAGCTTACAGATCGAATCGAATCGAAAAATCGATTATCCGTGAGGAGCGGATCAGATCACGGATATCCTTAAAATTCTGGATATCCGCTCCCTGCCCTCCCCTATTCGTGAGATATGCAATTTACATGGATACTTCTGTATAATTGAATACAGCCTCGTTAGATTTAAACGCCCAATGGGTTTCGTTTtcgttttcattttcattttattttcttgtcagGAACCTTCGTGTTAAAGAATATGGAATTGGCTCAATAGACCTCCACTTGtatgtgcacaaaaaaaaattatatactccatttttttttttaaactgataTACTCCACTTTTGTTGCACAATAAAGAAGATTTAATGAAGTTTGAACTGCTATAATTTGTAGTCTTATATGAAAATGAAGTCATGTCTCTGTAATGCTGCTAAATTCCACTGGAATGTTCAGGGCATGTACCACCAGAGGCGGCCTTGGACGGAAGCGGGAGAAGTTGGTCATTGTATATTCATTAGCTTCGATGGTAATCCTAAATTTTAATGTAGAGGAGGTGGAGAGTTCGACATACCCTAATAacattgtttaaaatatttttcttcttacaAAAAAATGCAGACAAATAGGCCACTTTTTCTAGATCAGCTTCCAGCCAATAATTACAAGGACTGGCTCAGTGTGCCACACAAGATGTTTACACTTCGATCGGAATCTTGCATAACAACTGAAATCACTAGGCAGTTTGAGTGAGCTTGTCTCCCAATTCTGttatcttttcttctttttaattctGTTTATAGTTTTGAATGCCTCATTCCAACAACTTGCAGTTGAGTCTTGAGATATTGTGTGCTTATAGTTCTCTAAATTTGGTCGCTTAGGACTGaatgaaaaaaaactatttagtgtttttttttgttttttgtttttttttttttgaacttaaaaCTATTTAGTGTTT
This genomic stretch from Brassica napus cultivar Da-Ae chromosome C9, Da-Ae, whole genome shotgun sequence harbors:
- the LOC111205369 gene encoding 60S ribosomal protein L12-3-like; translation: MPPKLDPSQIVDVYVRVTGGEVGAASSLAPKIGPLGLAPKKIGEDIAKETAKEWKGLRVTVKLTVQNRQAKVTVVPSAAALVIKALKEPERDRKKVKNIKHNGNISFDDVIEIAKIMRPRSIAKELSGTVREILGTCVSVGCTVDGRDPKDLQEEIVNGDIDVPHE